The proteins below come from a single Anaerobranca californiensis DSM 14826 genomic window:
- a CDS encoding sensor histidine kinase: MFKRKSFFSKLLIIYTTVLVLILFVISAVLRFSFQRLYYLDEFRRLENTAKEISNIFIQYQEGQISYLEFTIAVRTFSQSTNAIVLITDLEGTILFNSAMIMMGGRHHLGQRTYLKESFMPQLNKAVSGCNVRELSISTETSERALNLFTPLRKDTEILGIVIISQPVQDITHIVKRVNGLIWFVGLTGSLVTVFASFILSKRFTKPIIQLNNAALSMASGRFVPVHVKTDDELEQLADSFNYMGEQLAKQEENHRQFLSTVSHELRTPLTSTLGFIQGMIDGVIAAEQQDHYLKITVSEIKRMINLTNDLLDLERIKQGHIQLYRNPFNLSQLMEECIQQLTPLAEEKGILLILTAPQQINFTGDRDRLKQVFVNLLDNGIRYAKEKVEIEIISKTKTLEITIKDDGPGISEEDLPYIFQRFYKGDKSRSTKKSGAGLGLAIAKHLIHLHGGDVSVIPSNFGAVFKIVLPKY, encoded by the coding sequence ATGTTTAAAAGAAAGAGCTTTTTTTCAAAATTGTTGATTATTTATACCACCGTTTTAGTCCTTATTTTGTTTGTAATTTCTGCCGTTTTGCGTTTTTCTTTTCAAAGATTATATTATTTAGATGAATTTAGAAGGTTAGAAAATACCGCTAAAGAAATTTCTAATATTTTTATACAATATCAGGAAGGACAGATCAGCTATCTAGAATTTACAATAGCAGTAAGAACTTTTTCTCAATCTACCAATGCCATCGTCCTCATAACAGATTTAGAAGGAACCATATTATTTAATTCAGCTATGATTATGATGGGTGGAAGGCATCACCTTGGACAAAGAACTTACTTAAAAGAAAGTTTTATGCCCCAACTTAATAAAGCTGTATCGGGATGTAATGTCAGGGAATTATCAATCTCCACCGAAACATCGGAAAGGGCCTTAAATCTTTTTACTCCACTAAGAAAAGATACTGAAATTTTAGGAATTGTCATTATTAGCCAACCAGTTCAAGATATTACCCATATAGTTAAAAGGGTTAATGGACTAATTTGGTTTGTTGGCCTTACTGGCAGTTTAGTTACTGTTTTTGCTTCCTTTATCCTTTCTAAAAGATTTACTAAACCAATTATCCAACTAAATAATGCTGCGTTATCCATGGCTTCTGGCCGTTTTGTTCCAGTCCATGTTAAAACAGATGATGAGCTAGAACAATTGGCAGATTCCTTTAATTACATGGGGGAACAATTGGCTAAACAAGAGGAAAATCACCGCCAATTTCTATCAACTGTCTCCCATGAACTTAGAACACCATTAACCTCTACTTTAGGATTTATTCAAGGAATGATAGATGGTGTTATCGCTGCTGAGCAACAAGACCATTATCTGAAAATTACCGTCAGTGAAATAAAGCGGATGATCAATTTAACCAATGACCTTTTAGATTTAGAAAGAATTAAACAAGGTCATATCCAACTTTATCGCAATCCCTTTAATTTATCCCAATTGATGGAGGAATGTATCCAACAATTGACTCCATTAGCTGAGGAAAAAGGAATCTTACTAATCCTAACCGCTCCTCAACAGATAAACTTTACTGGAGATAGAGATCGATTAAAACAAGTATTCGTCAATCTTTTAGATAATGGCATTAGATATGCAAAAGAAAAGGTGGAAATAGAAATAATTTCTAAAACTAAAACTTTAGAAATCACTATTAAAGATGATGGTCCTGGTATTTCTGAAGAAGACCTACCTTATATCTTCCAAAGGTTTTATAAAGGAGACAAATCCCGTTCTACTAAGAAAAGTGGTGCTGGGTTAGGGTTGGCCATTGCTAAACACTTAATCCATTTACATGGTGGGGATGTTTCCGTAATACCATCTAATTTCGGGGCAGTTTTTAAAATTGTTTTACCGAAATATTAA
- a CDS encoding response regulator transcription factor — translation MEKILIIDDDPNICEVVKLYLNSEGFETIIAYDGKSAIDNFRQEKPDLIILDIMLPILNGYEVLKEIRKESDIPIIMLTAKDDVIDKVVGFEIGADDYVVKPFEPRELVARVKAAIRRATTHTSHTDKKERDEKIIHYPDLVINLSSYLVSYYGKEIELSPKEIELLFFLASNPNKVFTRDYLLEKIWDYNYPGNSRTVDEHIKRLRKKIPDHKDWAITTVWGVGYKFEVKV, via the coding sequence ATGGAAAAAATACTAATTATAGATGATGATCCAAATATTTGCGAAGTTGTTAAGTTATATCTCAACAGTGAAGGATTTGAAACCATCATCGCCTATGATGGTAAATCTGCTATAGATAATTTCCGTCAAGAAAAACCTGATTTAATCATTCTAGATATCATGCTTCCTATATTAAATGGTTATGAAGTATTAAAGGAAATACGAAAAGAAAGTGATATTCCTATTATTATGCTAACAGCTAAAGATGATGTAATTGATAAAGTGGTAGGATTTGAAATAGGTGCCGATGATTATGTAGTAAAACCCTTTGAACCTAGAGAGTTAGTAGCAAGGGTAAAAGCAGCTATCCGAAGGGCTACTACCCATACATCTCATACTGACAAAAAAGAAAGGGATGAGAAAATTATCCATTATCCAGATTTAGTCATTAACCTTTCCTCTTATTTAGTTAGTTATTACGGTAAGGAAATTGAACTTTCACCAAAGGAAATTGAACTACTTTTTTTCCTAGCCTCTAATCCCAACAAAGTTTTTACTAGAGACTATTTATTAGAAAAAATTTGGGATTATAACTACCCGGGGAATTCCAGAACAGTGGATGAACATATTAAGAGATTGAGAAAAAAAATCCCCGATCATAAAGATTGGGCAATTACCACTGTTTGGGGGGTTGGGTATAAGTTTGAGGTGAAGGTTTGA
- a CDS encoding L-lactate permease: MLALLAVLPILVTIVLMTKYNMPAKKVMPISWAIAVVLAASVWKMSFQWIAGASIFGALSAFNILIIVFGAILMMNTLKNSGAIKAINRGFHGISPDRRIQVIIIAWLFSAFIEGAAGFGTPAALAAPLLVALGFPPLAAAMVALIGNSTPVSFGAVGTPVNAYRNMISVEALAGADLTLEAFIKNVGIWSAIPHALVGTFLPLLALCMLTKFFGKEKSIKPALKAAPFAIFAGLAFTVPYLLVAIIFGIEIPSLVGAGVGMILVILAVKGNFLVPKDTWDFPPQNEWEEDWKSKVKEEVVKSDSGEKLMPLWLAWLPYGIIALILVITRLPNLPVKGFLQSYKIGWSGILGTSLNYSLDYLYLPGTVPFTLVAILTIFLHKMDKEGVKIAWKNSFKQVLPASVALAFAVALVQVMRFSQVNEAGIDGMMLTMSTAASNIFQGAWPIFSPFIGILGSFMSGSNTVSNILFGSFQYGVAESLGISRTIILGLQTVGGAIGNMICVHNVVAACTTVGILGVEGKIIRRNAIPSFIYALLVGIVGFIAIYILNLGIF; encoded by the coding sequence ATGTTGGCTTTATTGGCTGTTTTACCTATTCTAGTAACAATTGTTCTCATGACAAAGTACAATATGCCGGCAAAGAAAGTTATGCCTATAAGTTGGGCAATTGCTGTGGTTTTAGCGGCATCGGTTTGGAAGATGAGTTTTCAATGGATTGCTGGAGCCAGTATTTTCGGAGCATTATCTGCATTTAACATTCTAATAATTGTTTTTGGTGCTATTTTAATGATGAATACTTTGAAAAACAGTGGTGCAATTAAAGCTATAAATAGGGGTTTTCACGGAATTTCACCAGATAGGAGAATACAAGTAATCATCATTGCCTGGTTATTTTCAGCCTTCATTGAAGGGGCTGCAGGTTTTGGTACACCTGCGGCTTTAGCGGCACCTTTGCTAGTGGCCTTAGGGTTTCCACCATTAGCAGCTGCTATGGTTGCATTAATTGGTAATAGTACTCCAGTTTCCTTTGGAGCAGTAGGAACTCCAGTTAATGCATATAGAAATATGATTAGTGTGGAAGCATTGGCTGGTGCAGACTTAACCTTAGAGGCCTTTATCAAAAATGTAGGGATTTGGTCAGCTATTCCCCATGCCCTTGTAGGTACCTTTTTACCATTACTTGCCTTATGTATGTTAACTAAGTTCTTTGGAAAAGAAAAAAGTATTAAACCTGCTCTAAAGGCTGCCCCCTTTGCCATCTTTGCAGGTTTAGCCTTTACAGTACCTTATCTACTAGTTGCAATTATTTTTGGTATTGAGATTCCTTCTTTAGTAGGTGCAGGGGTTGGGATGATTTTAGTTATCCTTGCAGTTAAAGGAAATTTCTTAGTGCCTAAAGATACTTGGGATTTTCCACCACAGAATGAATGGGAAGAAGATTGGAAGAGTAAAGTTAAAGAAGAAGTTGTAAAAAGTGATAGTGGAGAAAAACTAATGCCTTTATGGTTGGCGTGGCTTCCTTACGGAATTATCGCTTTAATATTGGTAATTACCCGTTTGCCTAATTTGCCAGTAAAGGGATTTTTACAAAGTTATAAAATAGGTTGGAGTGGGATTTTAGGGACTTCATTAAATTATTCTTTAGATTATTTATACTTACCGGGAACAGTTCCCTTTACTTTGGTGGCAATACTGACTATATTTTTACACAAAATGGATAAAGAAGGTGTAAAAATTGCTTGGAAAAACTCTTTCAAGCAAGTATTACCTGCATCGGTAGCATTAGCCTTTGCCGTTGCTTTAGTTCAAGTTATGAGATTTTCCCAAGTAAATGAGGCTGGTATTGATGGAATGATGTTAACTATGTCTACTGCGGCATCAAATATATTCCAAGGGGCTTGGCCAATATTTTCCCCCTTTATAGGAATATTAGGTTCCTTTATGTCTGGTAGTAATACAGTTTCTAATATCCTCTTTGGTTCCTTCCAATACGGAGTTGCAGAAAGTTTAGGAATTTCCAGGACTATAATTTTGGGATTACAGACAGTAGGTGGAGCAATTGGAAATATGATATGTGTTCATAATGTGGTGGCTGCTTGTACAACTGTAGGAATATTAGGTGTTGAAGGAAAAATTATTAGAAGAAATGCTATCCCCTCCTTTATTTATGCTTTACTAGTAGGTATAGTAGGTTTTATAGCAATTTATATTTTAAATTTAGGAATATTCTAG
- a CDS encoding FadR/GntR family transcriptional regulator, producing MFRPIKDVKVYELVIEQIKNMIIEGKLKRGDKLPSERELVEQLQVSRASIREALSALQIIGLIECRHGEGNFIKEKLDNNFLEPLSTLFLLEERSPQEILEFRTILEVSSAAMAAKNATPEQILMLQKVVKDLEENRNDENLNIKLDKKFHYTIAQITGNRLLFNILNSISDLIDISIKYTRSKILMDPQNQEILIEQHKGIFAAIAKGDPELASERMKSHLDYVNKCIIEYEEKRPLSNSL from the coding sequence TTGTTTCGCCCTATAAAAGATGTAAAGGTGTATGAATTGGTTATAGAGCAAATAAAAAATATGATTATTGAAGGGAAACTAAAAAGGGGAGATAAACTTCCTTCAGAACGGGAATTAGTGGAACAATTACAAGTTAGTAGAGCTTCAATTAGGGAAGCCTTAAGTGCTTTACAGATAATTGGTTTGATCGAATGTAGACACGGGGAAGGTAACTTTATAAAAGAAAAGTTAGATAATAACTTTTTAGAGCCCCTATCAACTTTGTTTTTATTAGAAGAAAGGTCTCCCCAAGAAATTTTAGAGTTTAGAACTATTCTAGAAGTCAGCAGTGCTGCTATGGCAGCAAAGAATGCTACGCCGGAGCAAATCCTCATGTTACAAAAGGTAGTAAAAGATCTTGAGGAAAATCGCAATGATGAAAATTTGAATATCAAGTTAGATAAGAAATTTCACTATACTATAGCCCAAATTACAGGGAATCGTTTGTTATTTAATATACTAAATTCAATTTCAGACCTTATAGATATCTCAATTAAATATACTAGAAGTAAAATCCTAATGGACCCCCAAAATCAGGAAATTTTAATAGAACAACATAAGGGGATTTTTGCAGCTATAGCCAAAGGGGATCCTGAACTGGCATCAGAGCGAATGAAAAGTCATTTAGACTATGTAAATAAATGCATCATAGAATATGAGGAAAAGAGGCCTTTATCTAATTCCCTTTAA
- the larA gene encoding nickel-dependent lactate racemase has product MPKFKIPYSTTFVELDIPEENFAGVLESKAHHYVPKFSETEIVEKALDNPIGSPSLEELVKGKKNMVIITSDHTRPVPSKITLPILLRRIRNANPDIDVTILIATGFHRATTHDEMIRKFGEEIVKNEKMVNHVCWDKDNMAYVGILPSGGELWLNKLAVETELLISEGFIEPHFFAGFSGGRKSILPGIAGEKTVLANHCSKFIASPFARTGILENNPIHKDMVYAAEKVGLAFILNVVIDAQKKIIHAVAGHPQKAHEEGCQFVKDLAVVEKVPADIVITSNGGYPLDQNIYQTVKGMTAAEASCKEGGVIIILSACNDGHGGESFYQYMANASSPKEVTEKVLQIPQDETIPDQWEFQILARILEKHTVFIVTDQCDKKMIENMHINHAYTIEEALEKAFQIKGKDASITVIPDGVSVIVK; this is encoded by the coding sequence ATGCCTAAATTCAAGATACCTTATTCAACTACATTTGTGGAACTGGATATTCCAGAAGAAAATTTTGCAGGGGTTTTGGAATCAAAAGCCCATCACTATGTCCCAAAGTTTTCTGAAACAGAAATTGTAGAGAAAGCTTTAGATAATCCAATTGGTAGCCCTAGTTTAGAAGAATTAGTTAAAGGTAAAAAAAATATGGTGATTATCACCAGTGACCATACTAGACCTGTTCCTAGTAAAATTACTTTACCTATCTTACTTAGAAGAATTCGTAATGCCAATCCTGATATAGATGTAACAATATTAATCGCTACTGGCTTTCACCGGGCTACTACCCATGATGAGATGATTAGAAAATTTGGTGAAGAGATCGTTAAAAATGAAAAAATGGTAAATCATGTTTGTTGGGACAAAGATAACATGGCCTATGTAGGAATTTTACCTTCTGGTGGTGAACTTTGGTTAAACAAACTGGCGGTAGAAACAGAACTCCTTATTTCTGAAGGGTTCATTGAACCCCACTTTTTTGCAGGGTTTTCTGGGGGAAGGAAAAGTATACTTCCAGGTATTGCAGGGGAAAAAACTGTTCTTGCCAATCATTGTTCAAAGTTTATAGCCAGCCCCTTTGCCAGAACTGGGATATTGGAGAACAACCCCATCCACAAAGATATGGTTTATGCCGCAGAAAAAGTTGGCCTTGCTTTTATACTAAATGTAGTGATTGATGCCCAGAAAAAAATTATCCATGCCGTTGCAGGGCATCCCCAAAAAGCCCATGAAGAAGGTTGTCAATTTGTTAAAGATCTAGCAGTGGTGGAAAAAGTGCCAGCTGATATTGTAATCACATCAAATGGTGGATACCCATTAGATCAAAATATCTATCAAACGGTAAAGGGGATGACAGCGGCAGAGGCGTCATGTAAAGAAGGGGGAGTAATTATTATTCTCTCTGCTTGTAATGATGGCCATGGTGGTGAATCCTTCTACCAGTATATGGCCAATGCATCTTCTCCTAAGGAAGTGACGGAAAAAGTATTACAAATTCCTCAAGATGAGACAATTCCAGATCAATGGGAGTTTCAGATTTTAGCTAGAATTTTGGAAAAACACACAGTATTTATAGTGACAGATCAATGTGACAAGAAAATGATCGAGAATATGCATATTAACCATGCTTATACTATTGAAGAAGCTTTAGAAAAAGCCTTCCAAATTAAAGGGAAAGATGCTTCAATAACTGTGATTCCCGACGGTGTTTCCGTTATTGTTAAATAA
- a CDS encoding electron transfer flavoprotein subunit beta/FixA family protein yields MKIFVCVKQVPESSNVAVDENGVLIRDGVESKMNPYDLYALETALKLKEQLGAEVTVITMGPPQAESVIKEAYMMGVDHGYILSDRKFAGADVLATSYTLSQGIKSIGDPDLIICGKQTTDGDTAQVGPAIAEYLNMPHVAWVTKILEVDNKSITVEMDMADTVEIVKMQYPCLITVEKGIFQPRLPSYRKKLATKDKKVVMKTFTDFFDQQPNRYGLSGSPTQVERIFNPESNGEKVIWEGTGEELSNQMFTKLKELKFI; encoded by the coding sequence ATGAAAATTTTTGTATGTGTAAAACAAGTTCCTGAATCATCTAATGTTGCCGTTGATGAAAATGGGGTGTTAATCAGGGATGGAGTAGAATCAAAAATGAATCCATATGATCTTTACGCTTTAGAAACAGCCCTTAAACTGAAAGAACAATTAGGGGCAGAAGTTACTGTAATTACTATGGGTCCACCTCAGGCAGAAAGTGTAATAAAAGAAGCTTATATGATGGGAGTTGACCATGGTTATATTCTATCTGATCGTAAATTTGCCGGAGCCGATGTTTTAGCAACATCTTATACCTTGTCTCAAGGGATTAAATCCATTGGCGATCCAGATTTAATTATCTGTGGTAAGCAAACTACCGATGGGGATACTGCCCAGGTAGGTCCTGCAATAGCAGAATACCTCAACATGCCCCATGTCGCATGGGTAACAAAAATATTAGAAGTTGATAATAAAAGTATTACGGTGGAAATGGATATGGCAGATACTGTGGAGATAGTTAAAATGCAGTATCCTTGCTTAATCACTGTAGAAAAAGGCATTTTTCAACCTCGATTACCCTCCTATAGAAAAAAATTGGCTACCAAAGATAAGAAAGTTGTGATGAAAACCTTTACCGATTTCTTTGACCAACAACCAAATAGGTATGGTTTAAGTGGTTCACCTACCCAAGTAGAAAGGATATTCAATCCTGAAAGCAATGGCGAAAAAGTTATTTGGGAAGGTACCGGTGAAGAATTATCTAATCAGATGTTTACTAAACTCAAAGAATTAAAATTTATTTAA